A genomic region of Candidatus Zixiibacteriota bacterium contains the following coding sequences:
- a CDS encoding TldD/PmbA family protein: MMDKEKAAALALDHCKKLGAEYADVRVERLEDENISISDGRVEPIEQASSYGIGIRILKNGGWGFAATDIFTETSIREKAALAAEIASASASVNRQKTALAPLEPSVGSYLSPHEIDPFTLPLDQKISFLADLDAAIASTGGDKINSRSCFAGFRKLDKYFVSSEGSRVSQVIIQTGAGLSLGMTKSHRERYERSFPSSSGQYECKGFELLEELKMKEAIPRLVEEVTMLQSAVPCPETTTTLLLSGDQMSLQIHESVGHPLELDRVFGSERNFSGVSFATADQLGKLKYASDIITITSDPTALHGLGSYGYDDEGVPAKEVELIRNGILVNYLSSRETAARLNLSSTGAMRADGWGNLPLIRMTNINLRPGEKSFEDILAGIDDGIFMDTVNSWSIDDERKFFKFGCEIGWLIKGGKLTTPIKNPTYSGCTTDFWNNCIAVADKNSYRVWGVPNCGKGEPGQNARTGQGTSPACFTNVQVGG, encoded by the coding sequence ATGATGGACAAAGAAAAAGCGGCAGCTCTGGCGCTTGACCATTGCAAGAAACTGGGGGCAGAATATGCCGATGTCAGAGTGGAGCGGCTCGAGGATGAGAATATCTCTATATCCGACGGTCGAGTCGAGCCGATTGAACAGGCGAGCTCGTACGGTATCGGTATCCGGATACTCAAAAACGGCGGGTGGGGTTTTGCGGCAACGGATATTTTTACCGAAACCTCCATAAGGGAGAAAGCGGCTCTCGCCGCCGAAATCGCTTCCGCCTCAGCCTCGGTCAACCGGCAGAAAACTGCCCTTGCCCCGCTTGAACCGTCGGTCGGCAGTTATCTTTCGCCCCACGAAATTGACCCTTTCACACTTCCGCTGGACCAAAAAATCAGTTTTCTTGCCGACCTTGATGCCGCTATCGCTTCCACCGGCGGCGATAAAATAAATTCCCGCAGTTGCTTCGCCGGCTTCCGCAAACTTGACAAGTACTTCGTTTCCAGTGAAGGCAGCCGGGTAAGCCAGGTCATTATCCAGACCGGCGCGGGATTATCTCTCGGCATGACCAAATCACACCGGGAACGATACGAACGCTCTTTCCCCTCATCATCCGGTCAGTATGAATGCAAGGGATTTGAACTCCTTGAAGAACTGAAAATGAAAGAGGCGATTCCCCGCCTTGTAGAAGAAGTCACGATGCTTCAATCGGCTGTACCTTGCCCCGAAACAACTACCACTCTTCTTCTCTCCGGCGACCAGATGTCGCTGCAGATTCATGAATCGGTCGGACATCCTTTGGAACTGGACCGGGTGTTTGGCTCCGAGCGGAATTTCTCCGGCGTTTCCTTTGCCACGGCCGACCAGCTGGGGAAGCTGAAATATGCCTCCGATATCATCACCATAACCAGCGACCCGACCGCGCTCCATGGGCTTGGCTCCTATGGCTATGATGATGAGGGAGTGCCGGCTAAAGAAGTGGAACTGATTAGAAACGGCATTCTGGTGAACTATCTCTCCTCGCGGGAAACCGCGGCTCGTCTCAATCTGTCATCGACCGGCGCCATGCGCGCTGACGGCTGGGGAAACCTGCCGCTTATCAGGATGACCAATATCAACCTCAGACCGGGCGAGAAATCGTTTGAAGATATTCTTGCCGGCATCGACGACGGCATCTTTATGGACACGGTCAATTCCTGGTCGATTGATGACGAGCGGAAGTTTTTCAAATTCGGGTGCGAAATCGGCTGGCTGATAAAGGGCGGCAAACTTACTACTCCGATAAAGAACCCTACCTACTCCGGCTGCACCACCGATTTCTGGAACAACTGCATTGCTGTCGCCGACAAAAATTCCTACCGGGTCTGGGGGGTGCCCAACTGCGGAAAAGGAGAACCGGGACAGAATGCCCGCACCGGGCAGGGGACGTCACCGGCATGCTTCACCAATGTTCAGGTGGGAGGTTAA